The following proteins are encoded in a genomic region of Gallus gallus isolate bGalGal1 chromosome 35 unlocalized genomic scaffold, bGalGal1.mat.broiler.GRCg7b 35_unloc1, whole genome shotgun sequence:
- the LOC121108710 gene encoding uncharacterized protein LOC121108710: MPYGVILVVFMGSGLGLRSFGVDGSIRRTLGRPVWDFGHPLGPPHTLQADPGGIYGVRVGSGDTWGHPMPYGVVLGVFMGSGLGLGTPGVIPCPMGWSWGCLWGQGWVWGHLGLSHALWDGPGGIYGVRVGFGDTWGHPRPYGVILGVFMGSGLGLWSFGINGRIRTFGRSVWDFGHPLGHVRPPHTLQADPGGIYGVWVGFGDVWGHLMPCGVVLGVFMGSGLGLGTPGVIPCPMGWSWGCLWGQGWVWGYLGSSHALWGDPGGIYGVRVGFVVFWDRWKDQNFRKACMGFWPSFGTSGAMWGHPTPSRPTLVVFMGSGLGLVTPGVIPCPMGWSWGCLWGQGWVWGHLGSSHALWGGPGGVYGVRVGSS, translated from the exons ATGCCTTATGGGGTGATCCTAGTGgtgtttatggggtcagggttgggtttGAGGTCTTTTGGGGTCGATGGAAGCATCAGAAGAACTTTAGGAAGGCCTGTATGGGATTTTGGCCATCCTTTGGGGCCACCCCACACCCTCCAGGCCGACCCTGGTGgtatttatggggtcagggttgggtcTGGGGACACCTGGGGTCATCCTATGCCCTATGGGGTGGTCCTGGGGgtgtttatggggtcagggttgggtttggggacaccTGGGGTCATCCCATGCCCTATGGGATGGTCCTGGGGgtgtttatggggtcagggttgggtttggggacaccTGGGGTTATCCCATGCCCTATGGGATGGTCCTGGTGgtatttatggggtcagggttgggtttggggacaccTGGGGTCATCCCAGGCCGTATGGGGTGATCCTGGGGgtgtttatggggtcagggttgggtttGTGGTCTTTTGGGATCAATGGAAGGATCAGAACCTTTGGGAGGTCTGTATGGGATTTTGGCCATCCTTTGGGACACGTGAGGCCACCCCACACCCTCCAGGCCGACCCTGGTGGTATTTATGGGGtctgggttgggtttggggacgTCTGGGGTCATCTCATGCCCTGTGGGGTAGTCCTGGGGgtgtttatggggtcagggttgggtttggggacaccTGGGGTCATCCCATGCCCTATGGGGTGGTCCTGGGGgtgtttatggggtcagggttgggtttggggataCCTGGGGTCATCCCATGCCCTATGGGGAGATCCTGGTGgtatttatggggtcagggttgggtttGTGGTCTTTTGGGATCGATGGAAGGATCAGAACTTTAGGAAGGCCTGCATGGGATTTTGGCCATCCTTTGGCACATCTGGGGCCATGTGGGGCCACCCCACACCCTCCAGGCCGACCCTGGTGgtatttatggggtcagggttgggtttGGTGACACCTGGGGTCATCCCATGCCCTATGGGATGGTCCTGGGGgtgtttatggggtcagggttgggtttggggacaccTGGGGTCATCCCATGCCCTATGGGGTGGTCCTGGGGgtgtttatggg gtcagggttggaAGCTCTTAG